CAAGGACAAGGCCAGCAACAGCCATTTTCTCCATGGGTTGGTTATGAGAATGAGTGTGGCCTCCTTTACCAGCCAAAAACAGCAAGATATAGCTTCCACCAAGAAACACAAGCAAAAGGGAAGCCAGCTTGTGAACAGTCTCTTCACCGGCAATGGTATTAGCCATTGTGATGGCTGTAATACCAAGAAGGGCAGTGGATATGACATGCAAGACTGCTCCAAATGCAGCTGACAAATaagtaaatacaaaaatcagaaaacaatACGTATGGGTGAACATatacaacaacaccaaacaaaACATAGACCATTGAAGTAGCAGTTGAACCATGCATGCCCTGTATCCCTAACGATCTCTATATCTAACTCAAATCAAACAATGCCTTAGGATTAGAATTCACGAACATCAAACGAGCATTCATTTCTCTAAGAAAGGGAAACGTACTGACGAAGAGGGTTCTGGAAAGCGTCCATTTCTGAGCGCGTCCGACGATGGAGAAAGGTAACCAATGCGTCGGAATGAACGAATGAAGGAGCGACACTGTGGCTATTCCGCCGATAGTCGACAGATCCTCCGCGCTGAATGTatccattcttcttcttcttcttccgtcaaatTGAGGAACAGCAGCTCGATCTGAGTCTCCGATATATGAATCAGAAGGGGTAACTACATGTGAATCTTGTCGGGTTTCATGCTGGGAATTAAAGATCTGTCTGAGGATGACGAAGCTCAGATAACCGAAATCAGTTAACCGTAATAACCGAAGCAGTCCGGATATTGAGGATTCGAATTATGTATCCAATCGAAccaacagaagaaaaaaactcaACCGAACCGAAGTGAACCATTTCTTATGTAAAAGGCTCCGCTAAGGGCccaatacaattatttttgttttcagctTATCGAGCCCAATTATAAATATCTGGCCACGTGTAAGACCTGTAACCTGCTCGCAATATTCGCCACCGTCTTCTGAAACACTGCAACAATAATTAGTGTTCTctgcgcaaaaaaaaaaataacagaatCAAACCAAATTGATCTAACCGAATTAAAACCaacccaaaccaaactaaaatacatgtctaaatcattttattaaattttttattaatccaaacggttcagtttgaatcaattttaa
This genomic stretch from Brassica napus cultivar Da-Ae chromosome C9, Da-Ae, whole genome shotgun sequence harbors:
- the BNAC09G36810D gene encoding uncharacterized protein BNAC09G36810D encodes the protein MDTFSAEDLSTIGGIATVSLLHSFIPTHWLPFSIVGRAQKWTLSRTLFVTAFGAVLHVISTALLGITAITMANTIAGEETVHKLASLLLVFLGGSYILLFLAGKGGHTHSHNQPMEKMAVAGLVLVPALSPCATTLPVFLAVGNSKPMMILAIIVLLISTILVMTSLVALSFYGASQLKFHWVERYDKLLVGSVLCLVGILTLLFHDHDHHGGHEAHQLHRKIITL